CAGGATGTCTAAAATGGTGGtgcattcaagaaaattcttcataCCTTATGTATTCAGCTGCGATAACAAAGACAGGGGAAActagttgaaaaaaagttttttaAATAGCGGTAAATATATCAACTACTTTACCGTCAAGGTAGTGAGGATTCAATGAATGAACAATGGGGCCCCTTCTTTGGCAACATTCGTTAAACCAATTTGCAAATGATATCTGAATTGGAAATGAATTCTTTGAGCTGGGATTTTGACTCTAACAAACCTGTGCAGCCGTTTCAGAAATCGCATCCTAAAGTAAATGTGTTAATGCCCATGCAAGATCCAACGGAACCTACGGAAAGCCACATTAATATgtatcctttttttttttggccaaacCCAGGTGCCTCATAAAGGCACACGATTGGTAAAGTATTTGgtttaataaaaatattcatgCGGTTTGTTGCAAAAGGATTTCCTGTATATCATTTGACAGCTCGGAAATCACATGaatatcttttgaatttgttccAAAACAGTCGCCAATGATTGAAGCACTGTTGCAAGATAAGAAAGGAGAGAGATGTAGGTCGATTTATTTTAGCGTCTCACGAATCAGTGAATGCAAATCCGGGTTTGTGATACAGGATCTGTTCTTTACTAGCACTGTATCACATAATTTACTCAAAGCACCCTGCCATGTGTTGTACACTCTGTAGTGATCTGCTTATCCAAGCGCCAAGGCTATGAAGTAGCCTTAGTCGGCCCACTTTTTGTTGAGTTTTCATATCAAGTGACATTAATGAGCAATTATTTTTAGATTTCAAAGCCATACACCTTGCAGTACATAGTATATCGAACTATGAACAAAAATTGGTCTCTGTCCGAAAATCAATAAACGGCAATATATCAGCTTAAACTACAAAGGAATATATACCGTGGTTGTAAGGTAACAAAATTTACATCATGACACAAACTAGTTAGTGTTAGCTGCGTttttaaattcaaatcatcCAGAGCGCCACGTAAGTACCAGACTGCTTAGCACCAGAATTTCCAGGTTCGATACCATATTGATCTCGCTGCTAAATGAGTTCTTTCGGCGGCCACTTCTTGCTTCAGTAAGTCTCTGTCGACTTCTCGCCTACCAGTATCAATATCCATATCTTCAGCTTTAATGTAAAGTTTCCAGTTCCTCTTCCATAGTTTGTGAGCGACGTAAAATGCTATAACAATTGGAAATGAAAGATAAGCCatgaagaaatcttttGCGTTTGGTGCAGTTCCTGTCGGAAATAGACCAACGTAGAATTGTGCAATAAACATCAGAATACAAATGAATATTCCCCAATAAGAACCCCAAACTCCAACTGTAGATACAAATGGCAATTCGTCGGTAGTTCTTCCTTGAGCAGTTAAAGCTTTCCTGAAACGAATGTGACAAAGGCATATAGCAGACCATGAAACAGGGACGATAAACCGGATAGTGCCATTAGCCAGTTGAATATTTCACCTTCGTGAGAGGACTGTGCAATAAGAGCGATCAAGCCGAAGGCAGAGGCGATGCCAATAGCGACCAGAGGCCTGCCTCCGCGGTCAATATATCCAACGATCTTAGGTAGAAACCCCTGTTCAGCTAATGCAGTTAAAGTTCTAGAACAAAGATAAATGGAAGAATTACCAACAGATAGAACGGAAATCAGTATGACAACGTTAATGACGCTCGGTAAACCTCTAATACCTTGATTAATGACTGCAATGACAAAAGGAGAAGCTGCCGCATCCACTGATGAGGCGCCAATTAGACGGGATCATTGTAAGGGACTAACATACCAATTAATAACAAGCAAATGACGTAAAACAGAATAATTCTCCAGAAAACTTGTTTAGCGGCGCCTGGAACCGATTTTCTTGGGTTTTCAGCCTCAGAGCCCGCTATACCGACAACTTCACTTCCTccaaaggaaaatgaagctGTGATAAAAACGGTACAAAatcctttgaatttcagCCCCGGCGTAGCACCTACAAAGGCTCCAGGGTTGTGCCAATATTTAGCACCAATAAACCCGCCTTGAGGACCACCACCGCAAACCAGGACGACTGCCATTATAATGAATCCAATAATGGTAATAACTTTAATAACAGCAAAGATAAATTCAGCCTCCCCATAACCTTTCACACCAAATAGGTTTATCGAAACAATGACCACCCAAAACAAAGCCACGAAACCGTCACGGTATTTGGGATCCACACCCCAATAATTAACAGTTATGGAGGCCGCGACAATTTCCAGAGGTAAGGTGACTAGCCATTGTAACATATAGTTGAAATTAACGGCAAAACCGAAGGACTCATCAATAAATCTAGTTGCGTAGGTGGTGAAACCACCAGAAACGGGAAAAATGACAGCTAATTCACCAACTGCCATAACCATACAATATATCATACTTCCTGTAACCGTCCAACCAATCAAGATACCAGCAGGGCCTGCCGTCCTCAGGGCCTTACCACTACCTACGAAAAGACCAGTACCAATAGCACCACCAACTGCAATCATATGTAaatgtctttttttcaatgtatGTTTTAATGGTGACCGAGCAGTAGCGATAGCAATCTTCTCCGCATCTGTTAGATTCGGATCTAGCTCTTCGAGttcaaatcttttgaaGGAATTCTTGAACCTCGTCCACGTATTGTTCAACCCGCCTTCACTTGTAAGTTCGTTATTATCACTCGAAAACGTAGAAAATGGTTCTTGACTGATACTTTCTGTCTCAGTGATGGCAGGTTCGATCCCTTTTACGTCATAGTTGAcattatctttttcttgaaaccTGCTGTTCATATTGTTTTAGAGACAGGTTTCTCTCTAAAATGTTTCACAACTGTTGCGATTAGTCATCTAAGATTTGAAATGgattgaaaacaaaattcGTTGACATAACATTAAAATCCTATTTATACATTTACTTCGGAAGTTCCTCATAGTATTAACGAACGTTCTTGCTGATAAGCACGATAACTTACATGTGTGTGAAATATTCGCTGCTGCAAGATCATACATATTCAGTTGGTACTACACAGGGTTATGGCATCTAGTTTGATAGGCCAAGTGACAACAAGATAAGCAATACTACTTCCTACTACGAAATTAATTTAACTTTATGGATAGCGCtcgaaaaattattatctttGCATAGCCACAAGAGGAGTTTCGATATCGTCTGAACTGTTCAATATCCCCTTAAGCCAAATTCTTTGCTTCATCTCTGCATATTCTCAACAACTGATCTAATAAAATGCTAATATATGATACTCTCCAGCTTTCGACCCGAAAGATATTGTGTCATCAGGCGACTGTAAACTATGCGATAGGACATTGAATCTCCTGTTCATCTGCGGAAGTGTGATGTGCGCAGGCGCACTTGTTATCCCCGCCCTCGGACACATTGGTCCGCCGCTATCAAGGACCAATTTCGGACGTCATCGCACAAACAAAGGCTGACGTCCTGGATGGATGTAGAAGTTCGCACGAATATTACGCGCTACACAGAGCAAGGCTAAATTTGCTGATAGGATCAATTTCTAAATAACCATTGCATCATTGCAACCAAACGTCCAGTGCAACGGCCTCCTCAAAAAAATCCGTATCTATGGACTgacatatatatatatataaagcGAAGTTGAGAAGAGAATTAAGTTCAGATTGATGGATGAAAGTTGAATAAAACAGACACAAAGAATTAACTCAACAATTTAACTGCTTACCATGACAAAACCATCCGCCCCCTATGAACAGTATCCTCAAAAAGatttgcaagaaaaatcgAAACATTTGCTTGGCTATGGTGCGAAATTTGCTCCTATGATTATCACAAGGGCCGAAGGCTCTTATGTGTATGCAGGGGAAAGAAAGATACTTGACTTCACCTCTGGTCAAATGTCTACTTTGCTAGGACATGGACACCCTGAAATCTGTGAAACTATTTCCGAGCATGCGCATCACTTAGACCATCTTTTCAGTGGGATGCTATCTCCACCTGTTTTCGAATTTAGCAGAGAAACTCACTGGCCTACTTCCAGCAGGGCTAGATAGAGCTATGTTTTTAAGTACCGGCTCCGAGGCAAATGAGGCAGCCATCAAGTTAGCCAAAGTGTACACTGGAAAATTCGAAGTTGTCGGTTTGTCATTATCATGGCATGGTATGACAGGTGTATCGGGCAGTACAACATATCAGGATGGCCGTAAAAATCACGGGCCTACAATGCCAGGTAATTTGGTTTTGCCAGCCCCAAATGCATATAGATCCATTTTTCGAAACAAAGATGGGACTTATGATTGGGAAACAGAGATGGACTATGGATTTAGTTTGATTGATGTCGCTTCTGTGGGTTCTCTAGCCGCTCTTATTGTAGAACCAGTCATGAGTTCAGGTGGTATGCTTGTTCTTCCAGATGGTTATATGAAAAGCTTACATGCGCACTgtaagaaaagaggaatGCTTTTGATTGTTGATGAAGCTCAAACGGCAATCGGCAGATGTGGAGCCATGTTTGGGTTTGAAGCCTACGACATCGTTCCCGATATTTTGTCGCTGAGCAAAACCCTAGGAAATGGTCTACCATTATCTTCTGTGGTTACATCCGACAAGATAGCGGACAAGGCACACGATGAGCGCTTTTTATTCTATACTACCCATGTAAACGATCCTCTGCCATGTGCTGTTGGTGCGAAAGTGTTGGATATTGTAATTCGTGACGATTTGGTTGAGAACTCTGCAAAAATGGGCGATCTATTCAGATcagaattgaagaaattacaAGGCAAGTATGAACAAATTGGCGACATCAGAGGTCGAGGTTTGATGACTGgtattgaaattattaAGCCCGAGACCAGAGAAGCCGACGGCGAATTAGCTGGAAGGCTAGCCGATAAAATGTTGGAACTCGGACTATCCGCAAACTTGATAGCTGTCCCGGCGTTTGGTGGTGTTTTTAGAATCGCACCTCCTATCACTATTTCTAAAGAAGAGATTATGCAAGGTGTgtccattttcaataaaagtTTTAAAGAGATATTGGGTTAactgttttctttatcctCAATTCTAAGGCAGAAATTATAGCTTATATACTTGATTATTTATCAATGCATCCATTTCGCTCAACAACGACAAATCGGGAAATTCATCTGCCAGGAAATTGGCACCATCTGAAAGACTAAGTGGGTAGAGCGATTCGGAAGAGAtttcgttttcaaaaagttcggacaaaaaatcataattTATGGTAGgtgatttcaaaaagtttgtAAAATCGTTATAATAGATGCAACTGATATTTTTACTATTCATACATTGCAGAGCTAAAACAGCGGTAGTAACCATCTGGATACtacatttttcaaatgtatGATATTTGATTATCCAATCTCTCAGTAGGTAAAATAAATCTTGAATTGCCTCCTCAATAATTGACGTGTTTTCCTTGGAATCCAAAATAAAGGTCTTATTATAAGAAAGTAGTATCATGTAGTAATGGTACCatacaaaagaaatggtAGGATCGaaatctttttcttcgGCCAATGTTTCATTTGACCATGTCAGTTCCTTTGGTAAGCTGGATCTCCACTTCTGTAAATCTATGTTGAACCCAGAAAGGGCGCCAATCCTCTCCGATGTTGTTTTCAGTTGAGTATTctcatttttatataactCAGTAATTCTCGATAGCAAAATTAAGCATTTGATTGGAGCGGCCACAAGTAAGGGTTTATCCGGATCAGAATACATGTAGTCCTCAAAACCTGCCTTAATATTTGGCAACTCATCTGTCTCTGGAATAGCAGAATTTGACAATGTTAAAACAGTTGACCTACCATATAATTCAGCAATAAAGTGATCCACCAAATAGCAGCCCCAATAAATTCTTACTCGAACTTCAATATCCATCTGCGTCAATTCCTCACCGCTGATACCATTTAAAGCAGCAGGATTTAGCTGTAAGCCAATCTCATGAACAATTCTGAACGCTAATCCTGAAAAATACCACGCCGAAGAGTTCTCTCCTCTTCCTATATCATAGAATGCGAGACACAGTAAACTTTGAATCAGGGCCAACTTCGGCGAAGAGGATCcctctttttcaaatgaacaATCTTTGgcctggaaaatttttctcaaaattatCTCCCTTGAAAGACTAtaatatttgaaagattttagATATAGCTCGTCGGATTTATTAGTTATCTTGGAACCTAGGGCGGCAACGGCGTATATCAATTCCTCTGAACAGTAATAactctttgaatttctgTCCTGAAAAAATGCGGAAAGAAGCGCTTCTCTGtagacaaaaaaataatgactTGGGTACAACCATctaaagaataaagaaagagacaAGATAATATAGGGGCTTCTGGATAGAGTATTGCGACCCTCTGGAACAGTTGAGTAtttcttattattttcGGAAGCAAGACGGGTTTTTATAACGGACAACGGACCATCAGAAGGTGCAGCATTACCTGGGATGGCCAGATTATCATAAAACTGTGGGATTTGATCTTTTGCGGAGTTCACAATCGATGGCACTGATGTCTGATTTTCTTGTGGGGCATTTAAGTCTAGCAAACTACCTAGGGGGAGCGAGTCTAGTATAATTTGCCGGCTATCCTCGCTATTCGTTTCCTTCATTCTAATCAGTGAATTTTCTAGCTGGGCTACATAATTCTCCAAGGCTTTTAGGTAGCCCTTATTTCTGCTCATCTTTCTATGGTCAAAGTATACTGGAACACAAGATAtgccaatttttttacagcCAGAACAGGGAACATTTAGGTCACATTTTCTTCGCCTTTTTCGACAGCTTTGGCATCTGTAGATAGGGAAGACAACACCTTCGTTAGTAAATTGTCTTAAAAGCAAGAATGAAACTGGAGAAACAAAACGTACGCTAAATTTTTAGAATGGGTAGGTTTGTTGTAACTCATGCTAGTTGTATTCTATCTTAATGGGTTAGGATTTAACATTTCAACTTAGAGTATGGAAGAAATGAGATATCTATCAATACCTTTATAACCTTATCGAATGGGTATGGGTGTCTCACCTCATTGCACTGAAAGTTCTCCTATCAAATCTCACGTCAGCACTAAAGCGTTGGAAAGGGAAACACTAGCTATCTTAAGAGCTAAGGGCGAATCACATCGAGTTGTATGGTCCAca
Above is a window of Saccharomyces kudriavzevii IFO 1802 strain IFO1802 genome assembly, chromosome: 10 DNA encoding:
- the SKDI10G3610 gene encoding uncharacterized protein produces the protein MSRNKGYLKALENYVAQLENSLIRMKETNSEDSRQIILDSLPLGSLLDLNAPQENQTSVPSIVNSAKDQIPQFYDNLAIPGNAAPSDGPLSVIKTRLASENNKKYSTVPEGRNTLSRSPYIILSLSLFFRWLYPSHYFFVYREALLSAFFQDRNSKSYYCSEELIYAVAALGSKITNKSDELYLKSFKYYSLSREIILRKIFQAKDCSFEKEGSSSPKLALIQSLLCLAFYDIGRGENSSAWYFSGLAFRIVHEIGLQLNPAALNGISGEELTQMDIEVRVRIYWGCYLVDHFIAELYGRSTVLTLSNSAIPETDELPNIKAGFEDYMYSDPDKPLLVAAPIKCLILLSRITELYKNENTQLKTTSERIGALSGFNIDLQKWRSSLPKELTWSNETLAEEKDFDPTISFVWYHYYMILLSYNKTFILDSKENTSIIEEAIQDLFYLLRDWIIKYHTFEKCSIQMVTTAVLALQCMNSKNISCIYYNDFTNFLKSPTINYDFLSELFENEISSESLYPLSLSDGANFLADEFPDLSLLSEMDALINNQVYKL
- the SKDI10G3590 gene encoding uncharacterized protein, which produces MNSRFQEKDNVNYDVKGIEPAITETESISQEPFSTFSSDNNELTSEGGLNNTWTRFKNSFKRFELEELDPNLTDAEKIAIATARSPLKHTLKKRHLHMIAVGGAIGTGLFVGSGKALRTAGPAGILIGWTVTGSMIYCMVMAVGELAVIFPVSGGFTTYATRFIDESFGFAVNFNYMLQWLVTLPLEIVAASITVNYWGVDPKYRDGFVALFWVVIVSINLFGVKGYGEAEFIFAVIKVITIIGFIIMAVVLVCGGGPQGGFIGAKYWHNPGAFVGATPGLKFKGFCTVFITASFSFGGSEVVGIAGSEAENPRKSVPGAAKQVFWRIILFYVICLLLIGMLVPYNDPV
- the SKDI10G3600 gene encoding aspartate aminotransferase family protein, which translates into the protein MFLSTGSEANEAAIKLAKVYTGKFEVVGLSLSWHGMTGVSGSTTYQDGRKNHGPTMPGNLVLPAPNAYRSIFRNKDGTYDWETEMDYGFSLIDVASVGSLAALIVEPVMSSGGMLVLPDGYMKSLHAHCKKRGMLLIVDEAQTAIGRCGAMFGFEAYDIVPDILSLSKTLGNGLPLSSVVTSDKIADKAHDERFLFYTTHVNDPLPCAVGAKVLDIVIRDDLVENSAKMGDLFRSELKKLQGKYEQIGDIRGRGLMTGIEIIKPETREADGELAGRLADKMLELGLSANLIAVPAFGGVFRIAPPITISKEEIMQGVSIFNKSFKEILG